The following proteins come from a genomic window of Coffea arabica cultivar ET-39 chromosome 11c, Coffea Arabica ET-39 HiFi, whole genome shotgun sequence:
- the LOC140016857 gene encoding uncharacterized protein yields MAVDRGKNITELYRLRLIIQKSIKLQDNAKTSNPLHYMNLATMMIMYLAAALDSKITNYKSEFMPRSSRTGELVFDPEVEKTARRTRKETRRLREEQYGIAPQGLDPEVEPINLSGDNSSDSDQEEVTMANTRTLRELAAPDLNQQPLCITFPNLNDDTPFELKSGLIHLLPSFHGLPGEEPYKHLQEFDVVCNSMKPPGITEEQIKMRAFPFSLKDSAKDWLYYLPPGSITTWDQLKKKFLDKYFPASRAASLRKEICGIKQHPGESLYEYWERFKKLCTKCPQHQISEQLLIQYFYEGLLFRDRSIIDAASGGALVNKTPRGAWELIEGMAENSQQFGSREDIPTRRVNKVETSSIQQQISELTSFVRQLAVGSASQAKVCGVCTAVGHPTEMCPLVQEETAEQVNMAGHAPTPRKPYDPYSNTYNPGWRDHPNLSYGGNRQSNFVPNRQQGHQQQYHPRPPPPPPPSNSSPSMEEMMKQLLANQQKTDSDLQSMRNQLGQVQSLQNQMNQMAITINRLESQVQGKLPSQPEANPKNVSAMTLRSGKEVQGPEPVIPKDKDEERIEKDLEEEGRDNKNAKVPSNPIPTAKTNPPPFPSRLEKPKKQDKEKEILEIFRKVEINIPLLDAIKQVPRYAKFLRDLCANRKRLKGDERVIVGENVSAILQRKLPPKCGDPGPLKEIGIIIQLADRTNAYPDGLIEDVLEVFEIEGRDELEVVLTKHFESETTSGVELSEELKCVIGSLQTLPTTKTRYDLAPIFIPEPHKRLLPSVVQAPVLELKPLPKHLKYIYLGEGETLPVIISAGLSKVQEEKLLRVLREHKQAIGWTIADIKGISPAVCMHRIRLEKNAKPIRQAQRRLNPLMMEVVKKEILKLLDVGIIFALSDSPWVSPVQVVPKKAGVTVESNQKGIEVDKAKIDVISTLPYPASVREVRSFLGHAGFHRRFIKDFSKIGAPLFQLLQKDVSFEFDETCKGAFNKLKELLTTSPIIQPPDWNLPFEIMCDASDHAVGAVLGQRVGKAAHAIYYASRALNGAQLNYSTTEKELLAVVFALEKFRSYLLGAKVIIFSDHAALRYLLTKKEAKPRLIRWILLLQEFNLEIRDKKGAENLVADHLNIVNFIVTDKFPTGWPKAKRDKLRSDAKFYIWDDPYL; encoded by the exons atggcaGTTGACAGAGGGAAAAATATCACTGAGCTATATAGATTAAGGTTGATAATCCAAAAGTCCATTAAACTTCAAGACAATGCAAAGACTTCAAATCCATTGCATTACATGAATTTGGCAACGATGATGATAATGTACCTGGCTGCTGCACTGGATAGTAAAATCACAAACTATAAAAGCGAG tttatgcCTCGCTCTTCTCGTACAGGCGAATTAGTTTTCGACCCTGAAGTAGAGAAGACCGCGCGTAGAACGAGGAAAGAAACCAGGCGGCTCAGAGAAGAGCAATACGGTATTGCACCTCAGGGACTAGATCCAGAGGTTGAGCCGATAAATTTGTCTGGTGACAATTCGAGTGATTCAGACCAAGAGGAAGTCACTATGGCAAATACAcgaacattaagggagttggctgctcctgatttaaatcagcagcccTTGTGCATTACTTTTCCAAATTTAAATGATGACACTCCctttgaactaaaatctggtTTAATTCATCTCTTGCCATCTTTCCATGGTCTACCAGGTGAGGAGCCCTACAAGCACTTGCAAGAGTTTGACGTCGTTTGCAACAGTATGAAGCCTCCGGGAATTACAGAAGAGCAAATAAAGATGAGGGCTTTCCCCTTCTCTTTGAAGGACTCCGCAAAAGACTGGCTCTACTACCTACCGCCtggtagtatcaccacgtgggatcaattgaagaaaaaatttctggACAAATACTTTCCGGCATCTCGAGCTGCAAGTCTAAGGAAGGAGATATGTGGCATCAAACAACACCCAGGCGAGTCACTCTATGAGTACTGGGAGAGGTTTAAGAAACTATGCACCAAATGCCCTCAGCATCAGATAAGTGAGCAACTGCTCATTCAATATTTCTATGAAGGGTTGCTTTTCAGGGACAGAAGCATAatcgatgctgcaagtggaggggcgtTGGTGAACAAAACTCCTCGAGGAGCATGGGAGCTGATTGAAGGAATGGCTGAGAACTCACAGCAGTTTGGTTCAAGAGAGGACATCCCGACGCGTAGGGTGAATAAGGTAGAAACGTCCTCTATCCAACAGCAGATCTCCGAATTAACATCTTTCGTCAGACAATTAGCTGTGGGAAGTGCCTCGCAAGCCAAAGTGTGTGGGGTGTGCACTGCCGTAGGTCATCCTACGGAAATGTGTCCActggttcaagaagaaactgcagaacaggtgaacatggctggCCACGCGCCCACGCCAAGAAAGCCGTATGATCCATACTCAAACACCTACAATCCTGGTTGGAGGGATCACCCCAACCTTAGCTATGGAGGAAATAGGCAGTCTAACTTTGTGCCAAATAGACAGCAAGGACACCAACAGCAGTACCATCCtcgcccaccaccaccaccacccccttCAAATTCAAGTCCGTCCATGGAAGAGATGATGAAGCAATTACTTGCTAATCAACAAAAGACGGATTCAGACCTGCAAAGCATGAGAAATCAATTGGGACAGGTGCAATCAttgcaaaatcaaatgaatcaaatggCTATAACAATCAATCGTTTGGAGTCCCAAGTTCAAGGAAAGTTGCCATCTCAACCTGAGGCAAATCCAAAGAATGTAAGCGCAATGACCTTGAGGAGTGGCAAGGAAGTTCAAGGACCCGAACCGGTGATTCCTAAAGACAAGGACGAGGAACGGATTGAGAAAGATTTGGAAGAGGAGGGCAGagacaacaaaaatgcaaaggTACCCTCGAACCCAATTCCTACAGCTAAAACTAATCCACCTCCCTTTCCTAGCAGGTTAGAGAAACCAAAGAAGCAAGACAAGGAAAAAGAGATCTTGGAGATCTTTCGCAAGGTGGAGATCAACATACCCCTGCTGGATGCGATTAAACAAGTACCCAGGTACGCAAAATTTTTGAGGGACCTGTGTGCCAACCGCAAGCGATTGAAGGGAGATGAACGAGTTATAGTTGGGGAGAATGTTTCAGCAATTCTACAAAGAAAGCTTCCACCGAAATGcggagatccag GCCCTTTGAAAGAAATTGGGATAATAATCCAATTAGCTGACAGGACCAATGCATACCCTGACGGGTTGattgaagatgttttg gaggtttttgaaattgaaggcaGAGATGAGTTAGAGGTCGTTCTGACCAAGCACTTCGAGTCCGAAACGACATCTGGAGTAGAGTTGAGTGAAGAGCTTAAATGCGTGATTGGATCGTTGCAAACGTTACCAACCACGAAGACAAGGTATGACCTCGCACCCATTTTTATACCTGAACCTCACAAAAGGTTACTTccatctgtggtgcaggcacctgttttggaactaaaaccacTGCCGAAACACCTAAAGTATATATACTTAGGTGAAGGGGAGACACTTCCAGTGATCATCTCCGCGGGTTTATCAAAGGTTCAAGAAGAGAAACTACTTCGAGTTCTTAGGGAACATAAGCAGGCGATAGGATGGACCATCGCCGATATCAAGGGAATTAGCCCCGCGGTGTGTATGCACCGAATTCGACTCGAGAAGAATGCTAAACCTATACGACAAGCTCAACGGAGATTAAATCCTCTCATGATGGAGGTcgtaaagaaagagattttaaaGCTGCTGGacgttggaattatatttgcaCTATCAGACAGCCCATGGGTAAGTCCAGTACAGGTGGTCCCGAAGAAGGCAGGGGTGACAGTGGAATCAAACCAAAAGG GTATTGAGGTTGATAAGGCAAAAATAGATGTTATATCTACTTTACCTTACCCCGCGAGTGTGCGGGAAGTTCGTTCCTTCTTGGGTCACGCAGGTTTCCATAGAAGGTTCATCAAGGACTTCTCGAAAATTGGAGCACCCTTGTTCCAACTTTTGCAAAAAGATGTATCTTTCGAATTTGATGAAACATGTAAGGGGGCATTCAATAAGTTAAAGGAGTTATTGACCACCTCACCTATTATCCAACCCCCTGACTGGAACCTCCCATTCGAGATCATGTGTGACGCCAGCGACCATGCAGTGGGTGCGGTATTGGGTCAAAGAGTAGGAAAGGCAGCTCATGCTATCTACTACGCATCTCGAGCCTTGAACGGAGCTCAATTGAACTATTCAACCACCGAAAAGGAGCTTTTAGCAGTTGTTTTTGCCTTAGAAAAATTTCGGTCTTATTTACTTGGtgctaaagttattattttttctgatcatgcagctttACGGTATTTATTGACCAAGAAAGAGGCAAAACCGCGATTGATACGGTGGATATTGTTGTTACAAGAGTTCAACCTGGAGATCCGAGATAAGAAAGGGGCAGAGAACCTAGTAGCAGATCATTTGA atattgttaattttataGTCACTGACAAATTTCCTACAGGATGGCCTAAGGCAAAGAGAGACAAGTTGAGGAGCGATGCAAAGTTCTACATTTGGGATGATCCTTACCTCTGA